The Sebastes umbrosus isolate fSebUmb1 chromosome 4, fSebUmb1.pri, whole genome shotgun sequence genomic sequence AGGGGATTAGTCCTGAGGATCTTGGACTTTCCCCTGTGCAAATGTGAGAGCTGTTCACAGAAGGTCACGGCTATTAATAACCTGTCCTCTACACACTGTGTGTCTCCTATAATACTTATTCCTCTTATCCCCCCTAGAATTATTATCAGCCACCATGGACCACAAAGGGGAACCCCAGGAAGGAGCTATGGGGCTGAAACACGAGGAGTTGCCGCAGATGGACGGGTCATGTGATGCGTGCGAGCCTGACGAGGCCCACCCGGCTACACAAGTGTGCAGAACCTGCAGCTTTGCCTTCTGCCTTGTCCACGCTGGCAGACACGCCAGCAGCACACATCATCCCATAACGCCTTACAACCACGAGGAGACACAAGCTAATGGACATGGCGCCGACAGAGACTGCAGAGTCGGAGATGGAGCTGAGGATGAGGCTGGGATGGACTTGAATCAGGAGATGGCGCTACTCGGAGTTGCAGGGGCTAATGGCAATGAGTGTGGTGATGCTGGGGAAGGAGCCCAGAATGGCCTGCAGCTGGAGGCAGAGCTAGGTGATGGAGCTGAGGGTGCAGAAGCAGGGCAGGAGGCTGGGAAGAGGGACACGGTGACGGTGGAGAGACTGCGCTGCAAGGAACATGGACAGGAAGGCTCCCTGTACTGTAAACCAGATGAGAAGATCATCTGTGTGGTGTGTGCCGTGCAGGGTGAGCACCGTGATCATGAGATCATCACCTTACATGAAGCCTACGTGTGGCAGAAGGTGAGTCACGCACTCAGAACATGATGGGtttatatacaccgatcagccataacattaaaaCCAACAGActggtgaagtgaataacattgagtacctcgttacaatggcacctggcagtgggtgggatatattagacagcaagtaaacattttgaactttatGTTGGAAGctgaaaaaatgggcaagcgtaaggatgtgagcgactttgacaatggtcaaattgtgatggctagatgACTGgttcagagcatctccaaaactgcagctcttgtgggatgttcccggtcagcagtggtcaggacctaccaaaagtggtccaaggaaggaaaaccggtgaaccggtgacagggtcagacccgaggctcattgatacacgtggggagcgaaggctggcccgtgttgtctgatcgaATAGAAGAGCtgctgtagctcaaattgctg encodes the following:
- the trim44 gene encoding tripartite motif-containing protein 44 gives rise to the protein MDHKGEPQEGAMGLKHEELPQMDGSCDACEPDEAHPATQVCRTCSFAFCLVHAGRHASSTHHPITPYNHEETQANGHGADRDCRVGDGAEDEAGMDLNQEMALLGVAGANGNECGDAGEGAQNGLQLEAELGDGAEGAEAGQEAGKRDTVTVERLRCKEHGQEGSLYCKPDEKIICVVCAVQGEHRDHEIITLHEAYVWQKSRQGYDLLGCTQQMSEKIKTKWTNPEMSTEELEAYVNTQFDELRRLVRLEEKRTLHLVDLKEAFLTASAAEKIAEISVQTERLQEEMANITHQLCLLEQAEALGPAMAAAALVAVPAQRAQRDIDARPRLPEPRADPMNPRDLDDNDSGPSMDHAP